The following are from one region of the Stigmatella ashevillena genome:
- a CDS encoding cytochrome C oxidase subunit IV family protein, which produces MAVVNETHSEEHNMQEHHGTGRYWLVWAALLAFTFITVITGRMHLPTFGLLLALVIATVKGTLVLLFFMHLIDHKGANRLVMGVSLVFVLIMIMAPMADFATRFRGSNPPGSHVSDLKDLNFPEAQGDAKHGGSHGLKLPDSHP; this is translated from the coding sequence ATGGCCGTCGTCAACGAGACACACTCGGAAGAGCACAACATGCAGGAGCACCACGGCACGGGCCGGTACTGGCTCGTGTGGGCCGCGCTCCTGGCCTTCACCTTCATCACGGTGATTACCGGCCGCATGCACCTGCCCACCTTCGGGCTGCTGCTGGCGCTCGTCATCGCCACCGTGAAGGGCACGCTCGTGCTGCTGTTCTTCATGCACCTGATCGACCACAAGGGCGCCAACCGCCTGGTGATGGGCGTCTCGCTGGTCTTCGTGTTGATCATGATCATGGCCCCGATGGCGGACTTCGCCACGCGGTTCCGGGGCTCGAATCCTCCTGGCTCGCACGTGAGCGACCTGAAGGATCTCAACTTCCCGGAGGCCCAGGGAGACGCGAAGCATGGCGGCTCGCATGGCCTGAAGCTTCCGGACTCGCACCCGTAA
- a CDS encoding DUF481 domain-containing protein has product MLTAFLIATSLQSQVPPASAPPPPASAPAVAERAAAAAESAAIAAQEAAKASERMATAVERLTEALARPAPVPQAALPEAPKPADAPVKEDPWSGSVGLGLISLSGNASTLTFNGLATAQRKTANWIYAIKAQAVYGRSRLPATETEPERAQVVALGAAVQVRGDRRFTEVVSGYLLAGAETDHIKSVEVRGLGEAGTGILWWDEKRADGRVSSLRTDLAFRFLRETRFQYYPIREDLEDVDLGGPRVGVALTYGLSKDVIFTEEAEAVPNVLGDARLLVNSQSKLTARLTESLALSTSFLLQYDSAPAVGKVSTDTALSASIEVGF; this is encoded by the coding sequence ATGCTGACCGCCTTTCTGATCGCCACGTCCCTCCAGTCTCAAGTTCCCCCTGCTTCGGCGCCCCCCCCTCCGGCCTCGGCTCCGGCCGTCGCCGAGCGCGCCGCCGCGGCCGCGGAGAGTGCCGCCATCGCCGCCCAGGAGGCCGCCAAGGCCAGCGAGCGGATGGCCACCGCCGTGGAGCGGTTGACCGAGGCCCTCGCCCGTCCTGCCCCGGTTCCACAGGCGGCCCTGCCCGAGGCGCCCAAGCCGGCCGATGCGCCGGTGAAGGAGGACCCCTGGAGCGGCTCCGTGGGGCTCGGCCTCATCTCGCTGTCGGGCAATGCCTCCACGCTGACGTTCAACGGGTTGGCGACCGCCCAGCGCAAGACGGCCAATTGGATCTACGCCATCAAGGCGCAGGCGGTGTACGGCCGCAGCCGGCTGCCCGCCACGGAGACGGAGCCCGAGCGCGCCCAGGTGGTGGCGTTGGGGGCGGCGGTGCAGGTCCGCGGAGACCGGCGCTTCACCGAGGTGGTGAGTGGGTACCTGCTGGCGGGCGCGGAGACAGACCACATCAAGAGCGTGGAGGTGCGAGGCCTGGGCGAAGCGGGAACCGGCATCCTCTGGTGGGACGAGAAGCGGGCGGATGGACGGGTGTCCTCCTTGCGCACGGACCTGGCGTTCCGCTTCCTGCGTGAGACGCGCTTCCAGTACTACCCCATCCGCGAGGATCTGGAGGATGTGGACCTCGGCGGCCCCCGCGTGGGCGTCGCGCTGACCTATGGCCTCTCCAAGGACGTCATCTTCACGGAAGAGGCGGAGGCGGTGCCCAACGTGCTCGGCGACGCGCGCCTGCTCGTCAACAGCCAGTCCAAGCTCACGGCGCGGTTGACCGAGTCGCTGGCGCTCTCCACCAGCTTCCTCCTCCAGTACGACAGCGCGCCCGCGGTGGGCAAGGTGTCCACCGACACCGCGCTCTCGGCCAGCATCGAGGTGGGATTCTAA
- a CDS encoding GNAT family N-acetyltransferase yields the protein MRLVLATDAQKTERDSFTYSAWGPPLTPPGYAAREQRLRAHPWAHAEMRTWLLCKEAGEVLASCETFRTRSFLRAEDGTRVAGDSFAIASVFTEERLRGRGYATQLMDLLLPELRLAPEAQAALLFSDVGPSIYRRSGYRELSAWNWALAPEPGEPGDLVDRLLGETELDKALARTHPPEQPFLLWPTAAQADWHLERERIYSKELGRPRPEACGATIGSSTALWAMVGKSGVLVLLWLDARTQEDASALLGAARRVAYRAGLSRVEVWEEPGTAPLLARIPGATREPRDGALPMLQPLRPGVLLSESLPIPRVLWV from the coding sequence ATGCGCCTCGTCCTCGCCACCGACGCCCAGAAGACCGAACGCGATTCCTTCACCTACTCTGCCTGGGGCCCGCCCCTCACCCCACCGGGGTATGCCGCCCGCGAGCAACGGCTCCGGGCCCACCCCTGGGCCCACGCCGAAATGAGGACGTGGCTGCTGTGCAAAGAGGCAGGGGAGGTGCTCGCCTCCTGTGAAACCTTCCGCACCCGCAGCTTCCTGCGCGCCGAAGATGGGACGCGGGTCGCCGGGGACAGCTTCGCCATCGCCAGCGTCTTCACCGAGGAGCGGCTGCGAGGGCGCGGGTATGCCACGCAACTGATGGATCTGCTCCTCCCAGAGCTTCGGCTCGCCCCCGAGGCCCAGGCCGCCCTCCTCTTCTCCGATGTGGGCCCGTCCATCTACCGCCGCTCGGGCTACCGCGAGCTGTCCGCCTGGAACTGGGCCCTCGCGCCCGAGCCCGGTGAGCCGGGGGATCTCGTGGACCGATTGCTCGGGGAGACGGAGCTGGACAAGGCGCTGGCGCGCACCCACCCGCCCGAACAGCCCTTCTTGCTCTGGCCCACCGCCGCGCAGGCGGACTGGCACCTCGAGCGCGAGCGCATCTATTCGAAAGAACTCGGCCGCCCCCGTCCGGAGGCGTGCGGCGCCACGATCGGCTCCTCCACGGCGCTCTGGGCCATGGTGGGCAAGAGCGGTGTCCTCGTGCTGCTGTGGCTCGATGCCCGGACCCAGGAGGACGCATCGGCCCTTCTGGGCGCGGCCCGGCGCGTGGCCTACCGCGCGGGACTCTCCCGGGTCGAAGTCTGGGAGGAGCCAGGCACGGCGCCCCTGCTCGCCCGAATCCCCGGCGCCACGCGGGAGCCTCGGGACGGCGCCCTGCCCATGCTGCAGCCGCTGCGGCCGGGGGTCCTCCTGTCCGAGTCCCTGCCCATCCCCCGGGTCCTGTGGGTGTAG
- a CDS encoding YkgJ family cysteine cluster protein: protein MECTRCGACCVAPDIAALDKPLGMRCPHLSEDNLCTVYDRRPAVCRSYQPDEVCRLIEAPTLDERVQKYLDLFELGAEAASARKRGCASMRQARGSL from the coding sequence ATGGAATGCACCCGCTGTGGCGCCTGCTGCGTCGCGCCCGACATCGCCGCCCTGGACAAGCCGCTGGGGATGCGCTGCCCCCACCTCTCCGAGGACAACCTCTGCACGGTGTACGACCGGAGGCCCGCGGTCTGCCGCAGCTACCAGCCCGATGAGGTGTGCCGCCTCATCGAAGCGCCCACCCTGGACGAGCGCGTCCAGAAGTACCTGGACCTCTTCGAACTCGGCGCCGAGGCCGCCTCCGCCCGGAAGAGGGGCTGCGCTTCCATGCGCCAGGCCCGCGGCTCCCTGTAG
- a CDS encoding hydrolase, whose translation MRFQPTETFAPATRLASPHAQTIYASLLRPDRPPPIHRERHELSDGDFVDLDGFTSPPGAPHVLVLHGLEGSSRSGYVAAILRGAAERGWGATALNFRSCSGEPNRLARSYHSGEIGDALEVMKLLRQRSSGPLYAAGFSLGANVLCRLLEETGADAPVEAAAAVSAPFALDACCRKIDGPGPFQLLYRKQFLRTLKQKARAKLRRFPGAFDRKAMEAAHSIRAFDDAVTAPLHGFRDAAHYYEEASSGPRLHAIRRPTLLLSASDDPMLQAPVIPLDAADNPLLSPVLTEYGGHVGFVSGHWRAPHFWGEAQVLAFFDTFAQGAHPK comes from the coding sequence GTGCGATTCCAGCCCACTGAAACCTTCGCTCCCGCCACCCGATTGGCGTCCCCTCACGCGCAGACCATCTATGCGTCGCTCCTGCGGCCGGACCGCCCCCCTCCGATACACCGTGAGCGCCACGAGCTGTCCGACGGTGACTTCGTCGATCTCGATGGCTTCACCAGTCCCCCGGGCGCCCCCCATGTGCTGGTGCTCCACGGCCTGGAGGGCTCGTCCAGATCGGGCTATGTCGCCGCCATCCTCCGGGGCGCCGCCGAGCGGGGATGGGGCGCGACCGCCCTCAACTTCCGCTCCTGCAGCGGAGAGCCCAACCGGCTGGCACGCTCGTACCACTCGGGAGAGATCGGCGATGCGCTCGAGGTGATGAAGCTCCTGCGCCAGAGGAGCTCGGGCCCGCTGTACGCGGCGGGATTCTCCCTGGGCGCCAACGTGCTCTGCCGACTGCTGGAGGAGACGGGGGCGGACGCGCCGGTGGAGGCCGCGGCGGCCGTCAGCGCCCCGTTTGCCCTCGATGCGTGCTGCCGGAAGATCGACGGCCCGGGCCCCTTCCAGCTCCTCTACCGGAAGCAGTTCCTGCGCACGCTCAAGCAGAAGGCTCGCGCGAAGCTGCGGCGCTTTCCGGGAGCCTTCGATCGCAAGGCCATGGAGGCCGCGCATTCCATCCGCGCCTTCGATGACGCCGTCACCGCCCCCTTGCATGGCTTCCGGGATGCGGCCCACTACTACGAGGAGGCATCCTCAGGGCCCCGGCTCCATGCCATCCGGCGGCCCACCCTGCTGCTGAGCGCCAGCGACGACCCGATGCTGCAAGCCCCTGTGATTCCCCTCGACGCCGCGGACAACCCCCTGCTGAGCCCCGTGCTGACGGAGTACGGCGGCCACGTGGGCTTCGTTTCTGGCCACTGGCGCGCACCGCATTTCTGGGGAGAGGCCCAGGTGCTGGCGTTCTTCGACACCTTCGCCCAGGGCGCTCACCCGAAGTAG
- a CDS encoding anti-sigma factor family protein, with protein MTCENGEAKTALQALFLGELEAGEHARLRAHAKACVSCGTAYERLSRVESSLEKRVLPQGRERLLEAQLLERLKGAQRAAAPERFAFWSWWKVALPMAAAAAAAVAVVVLPKGQGGQGDEGWQARKGAEGKAFGVRAFCIASDGKVAGEASPGGVLACPEGAAVQFSYTAPEQARLSVASRAPSGEMLQFFPQEGEPVPVSAGVDVPLAYSTPVQGGWLSKPIEVRARFTDARGQLLGETQVTLTPAK; from the coding sequence ATGACGTGCGAGAACGGGGAGGCGAAGACGGCGCTTCAGGCGCTGTTTCTGGGGGAGTTGGAGGCAGGGGAACACGCGCGGTTGCGTGCGCATGCGAAGGCATGTGTCTCGTGTGGCACGGCCTATGAGCGGCTCTCGCGGGTGGAGTCCTCCTTGGAGAAGCGGGTGTTGCCCCAGGGCCGCGAGCGGCTGCTGGAGGCGCAGCTCCTGGAGCGGTTGAAGGGCGCGCAGCGGGCCGCCGCGCCGGAGCGCTTTGCCTTCTGGAGTTGGTGGAAGGTGGCGTTGCCCATGGCGGCGGCGGCGGCGGCGGCGGTGGCGGTGGTGGTGCTCCCGAAGGGCCAAGGGGGACAGGGCGACGAAGGGTGGCAGGCGCGCAAGGGCGCCGAGGGCAAGGCGTTCGGGGTGCGTGCGTTCTGCATCGCCTCCGATGGAAAGGTGGCCGGGGAGGCCTCGCCCGGAGGCGTGCTGGCGTGCCCCGAAGGGGCGGCGGTGCAGTTCAGCTACACGGCCCCGGAGCAGGCGCGGTTGTCGGTGGCCAGCCGGGCGCCCTCGGGGGAAATGCTTCAGTTCTTCCCGCAGGAGGGGGAGCCGGTGCCGGTGTCGGCGGGCGTGGATGTGCCCCTGGCCTACAGCACGCCGGTGCAGGGCGGCTGGTTGTCCAAGCCCATCGAGGTACGGGCACGCTTCACGGATGCGCGGGGCCAACTGCTGGGAGAGACGCAGGTGACGTTGACCCCGGCGAAGTAG
- a CDS encoding RNA polymerase sigma factor: MAWEWDQERLRRFREGAPDVLGDVFRAHAEWLARMLRGAAFRGRGFSHLRSALEVENTVLETFARAFEPRTRLAYDGVRPYGQFLMGIARNVVLEEMRSREEVAGLGPQHEDSALDWESGAEGTAENLEQLLEDREVEALLSDFKQGLSEQERALFELRFSEGLAQESAAERVGLTRIQVRRREKGLKQRLLEFLQERGYLQGIRAKGWGFLKRRGDG, encoded by the coding sequence ATGGCGTGGGAGTGGGACCAGGAGCGATTGCGGCGCTTCCGGGAGGGCGCACCGGACGTGCTCGGGGATGTATTCCGCGCACATGCGGAGTGGCTGGCCCGGATGCTCCGGGGAGCCGCCTTCCGTGGGCGGGGATTCTCCCATCTTCGAAGTGCCCTCGAGGTGGAGAACACGGTGCTGGAGACTTTTGCCCGAGCCTTCGAACCCCGGACGCGTCTGGCCTACGACGGGGTGCGTCCTTATGGGCAGTTCCTCATGGGCATCGCGCGCAATGTGGTGCTCGAGGAGATGCGCTCGCGGGAAGAGGTGGCGGGGCTGGGCCCCCAGCATGAGGACAGCGCGCTCGACTGGGAGTCGGGCGCCGAGGGGACGGCGGAGAACCTGGAGCAGCTGCTGGAAGACCGCGAGGTGGAAGCGCTGCTGAGTGACTTCAAGCAAGGGCTCTCCGAGCAGGAGCGGGCGCTGTTCGAGCTGCGTTTTTCAGAAGGGCTGGCGCAGGAGAGCGCCGCGGAGCGGGTGGGCCTGACGCGCATCCAAGTGCGCCGGCGGGAGAAAGGGCTCAAGCAGCGGCTGCTCGAGTTTTTGCAGGAGCGTGGGTACCTGCAGGGTATCCGGGCGAAAGGCTGGGGCTTCTTGAAGAGAAGGGGCGACGGATGA
- a CDS encoding caspase family protein, whose product MHFPYRFLASRCALLLLGWGLALPGAAWAASPGKTTYALIVANNASLDPKQAALRYADDDGARYYEFFAPQAQETVLLSVLDEETQGRHPGVASRARPPTRSALLEALRQLNTRMAADKAAGLTPVLYFIFTGHGQRGAAGEGSVNLLDGPFSRTDLYKHVIAPSTAGFLHLIVDACDSYFFVNSRGTLPVGPALGATVTQHLASRELERYPHVGVVLSTSKAQESHEWSAISSGVFSHQVRSALAGAADVNADGRVEYSELMAFIASASQGVEDVRGRLDIFARPPLLDRSAPLSDLAQKSGLGYLLIPEGVGGRMWVEDTRGVRLAEFHKERERALVLGLPVGRGYYLRIPGQEARFTLQRGREVVDAGALTWTALSVASRGALEDAFRDHLFGVAFGPRFYSGYVASAGMAPVPLYPGPDLSP is encoded by the coding sequence ATGCACTTTCCCTATCGCTTCCTTGCGTCCCGCTGCGCCTTGCTGCTGCTGGGATGGGGATTGGCCCTGCCAGGAGCCGCCTGGGCGGCCTCCCCTGGGAAGACCACCTACGCCCTCATTGTCGCCAACAACGCCAGCCTGGACCCGAAGCAGGCGGCCTTGCGTTACGCGGACGATGATGGGGCGCGCTACTACGAGTTCTTCGCGCCCCAGGCCCAGGAGACCGTGCTGCTGAGCGTCCTGGACGAGGAGACGCAGGGGCGCCACCCGGGAGTGGCCTCGCGCGCCCGGCCTCCCACCCGGTCCGCCCTGTTGGAGGCCCTGCGGCAGCTCAACACCCGCATGGCCGCCGACAAGGCCGCTGGGCTCACCCCGGTGCTCTATTTCATCTTCACCGGCCACGGGCAGCGCGGGGCCGCCGGAGAGGGCTCGGTGAACCTGCTGGACGGCCCGTTCAGCCGCACGGACCTCTACAAGCACGTCATCGCCCCCAGCACCGCAGGCTTCCTCCACCTCATCGTGGATGCGTGCGACTCATACTTCTTCGTCAACTCGCGAGGGACGCTGCCGGTGGGGCCGGCCCTGGGGGCAACGGTGACCCAGCACCTGGCCTCGCGCGAGTTGGAGCGCTACCCCCATGTCGGCGTGGTGTTGTCCACCTCCAAGGCCCAGGAGAGCCACGAGTGGAGCGCCATCTCCTCGGGCGTCTTCAGCCACCAGGTGCGCTCGGCCCTGGCGGGCGCGGCGGACGTGAACGCCGACGGGCGCGTGGAGTACTCGGAGCTGATGGCCTTCATCGCCTCCGCCAGCCAGGGCGTGGAGGACGTGCGGGGCCGGCTGGACATCTTCGCGCGGCCGCCCCTGCTAGACCGCAGCGCCCCCTTGAGCGATCTCGCCCAGAAGTCGGGCCTGGGCTACCTCCTGATCCCGGAGGGGGTGGGCGGCAGGATGTGGGTGGAGGACACGCGGGGTGTCCGCCTGGCCGAGTTCCACAAGGAGCGCGAGCGCGCGCTGGTGCTCGGCCTGCCCGTGGGCCGGGGCTACTACCTGCGAATCCCGGGACAGGAGGCCCGCTTCACCCTCCAGCGGGGGCGCGAGGTGGTGGACGCGGGGGCCCTCACCTGGACGGCCCTGTCGGTCGCCAGCCGCGGCGCCCTGGAGGATGCCTTCCGGGACCACCTCTTCGGCGTGGCGTTCGGGCCGCGCTTCTACAGCGGCTACGTGGCGAGCGCCGGCATGGCGCCCGTGCCCCTCTATCCAGGCCCCGACCTCTCCCCATGA
- a CDS encoding putative Ig domain-containing protein, with protein sequence MNARWRFQGLLLLCGLGGMACLFDPNFARFEKCGANNTCNSGYSCFQEEGVCLPDCGFQDRCPGDEPPPNVPPDAGQNEDGGTDAGTDAGVDGGTDAGPPTVKPLIWITRTLPLATEEVPYAQRLYVEGGTPPYSFTAVGSLPRNFGISGAFLQGNPADVGSSGVAIRVTDSATPPSSTQEEFTLEVRPLLRLAGPGVLAHGYTSTAYTERISATGGTPPYKFTMDQGSVLPPNLSLGSDGTLTGTPTAATGQKSYWVRVTDSGTPPQTVPRNLLLELKLQQILTAEIANQSVPDGRVGTEYNYTFKISNGVTPTWTLKNNGPLPAGMTFDAATATLKGTPSQKTTVTFTIVASGLLSLDKSFTVTIH encoded by the coding sequence ATGAACGCACGCTGGAGATTCCAGGGGTTGCTGCTGCTCTGCGGGTTGGGAGGCATGGCCTGCCTCTTTGATCCCAACTTCGCCCGCTTCGAGAAGTGCGGCGCCAACAACACCTGCAACAGTGGCTACTCCTGCTTTCAGGAAGAGGGGGTCTGCCTGCCGGACTGTGGTTTCCAGGACCGCTGTCCTGGTGACGAGCCGCCTCCCAACGTACCGCCGGACGCGGGGCAGAACGAGGACGGAGGCACCGACGCGGGCACCGACGCGGGAGTGGATGGAGGCACCGATGCAGGCCCCCCCACGGTGAAGCCCTTGATTTGGATCACCCGGACCCTGCCCTTGGCCACCGAGGAAGTGCCCTACGCCCAACGGCTGTATGTGGAAGGAGGCACCCCTCCCTACTCCTTCACGGCCGTGGGCTCCTTGCCCAGGAACTTCGGCATCAGCGGAGCCTTCCTCCAAGGCAACCCCGCGGACGTGGGGTCCTCCGGCGTCGCGATCCGGGTCACCGACTCGGCCACCCCTCCCTCAAGCACGCAGGAGGAGTTCACCCTGGAGGTGCGTCCCCTGCTCCGGCTGGCCGGGCCCGGAGTCCTCGCGCATGGCTACACCAGCACGGCCTACACGGAGCGCATCTCCGCCACGGGAGGCACGCCTCCTTATAAGTTCACGATGGACCAGGGCAGCGTCCTCCCCCCGAATCTCTCCCTCGGGTCCGATGGAACCCTCACGGGCACCCCTACCGCCGCCACAGGGCAGAAGTCCTACTGGGTGCGGGTCACCGACTCGGGAACGCCTCCGCAGACAGTGCCCCGGAACCTGTTGCTCGAACTCAAGCTCCAGCAGATTCTGACGGCGGAGATAGCCAACCAGTCCGTCCCGGACGGCCGGGTCGGAACGGAGTACAACTACACCTTCAAGATCTCGAATGGCGTCACGCCGACTTGGACCCTGAAGAATAATGGCCCCCTTCCCGCGGGCATGACGTTCGATGCGGCGACGGCCACCCTCAAAGGCACCCCGAGCCAGAAGACCACCGTGACGTTCACCATCGTCGCGTCAGGGCTCCTGTCCCTCGACAAGAGCTTCACGGTGACGATCCACTGA
- a CDS encoding DNA-binding response regulator yields the protein MRHVLVVSPHRASRELLLRFLSDPELAVGAAEDADAALASLASSPPAVVVVDLRRPDEDHPLFLALLRKRYPAQAVIALVPGSLRVFDGSHERVLEVRDDSTEGLHRLLNALKQAVGEVLAHHLLRVFRPPVGQA from the coding sequence ATGCGCCATGTCCTCGTCGTCAGCCCGCATCGCGCCTCGCGCGAATTGCTCCTGCGGTTCCTCTCGGATCCGGAGCTCGCCGTGGGGGCAGCCGAGGACGCCGACGCGGCGCTTGCCTCCCTGGCCTCTTCACCCCCCGCAGTCGTCGTGGTGGACCTGCGCCGACCCGACGAGGACCATCCGCTGTTCCTGGCCCTGCTGCGCAAGCGCTACCCCGCTCAAGCCGTCATCGCGCTCGTTCCGGGCAGCCTGCGCGTCTTCGATGGAAGCCACGAGCGGGTGCTCGAGGTGCGCGATGACTCGACCGAGGGGCTCCACCGGCTCCTGAATGCGCTCAAGCAGGCCGTTGGCGAGGTGCTGGCCCACCACCTGCTCCGGGTGTTCCGTCCTCCGGTGGGGCAGGCCTGA
- the rmuC gene encoding DNA recombination protein RmuC, whose translation MALVLALALLIAGSLLGAGLTWLLLQGRLQHETRLVRMEEEAGRATLAERLRGREGELQEVRRALDAERLRVRQLQDACTGLEVRLSALQSATAEERRGMEEKLELLTEARDELALSFKALSADALRMNSQSFLELAQLQLSRFQEGARADLTQRERSIEAMVRPLRESLEKVDAQVSQLEQARAQAYGGLAQQLQSLASTQESLRAETASLVGALRAPTVRGRWGEIQLRRVVELAGMVECCDFVQQETVTHERGRLRPDMVVRLPGNKSVVVDSKAPLQAYLEALEVRDDSARLVKLREHAAQTRAHLKALGDKAYWEQFPSAPEFVVMFLPGETFFSAALEQDPSLIEAGVDRQVILATPTTLIALLRAVAYGWRQENVARNAHEIRELGRALYDRIRTLARHFGDLGRNLDRAVDAYNTTVGSLEVRVLPGARRFKELGAATGEDVPVLPTLDTVARPLRAPEMDPLIAERTGLPES comes from the coding sequence ATGGCCCTCGTTCTCGCCCTTGCCCTGCTCATCGCCGGAAGCCTGCTTGGGGCCGGTCTTACCTGGTTGCTCCTCCAGGGCCGCCTCCAGCACGAAACCCGCCTCGTCCGGATGGAGGAAGAGGCGGGGCGCGCCACCCTGGCCGAGCGCCTGCGTGGCCGGGAAGGGGAGCTCCAGGAGGTGCGCCGGGCGCTGGATGCCGAGCGCCTTCGCGTCCGGCAGCTCCAGGATGCCTGCACGGGGTTGGAGGTGCGGCTGTCCGCGCTCCAGTCCGCCACGGCCGAGGAGCGCCGGGGCATGGAGGAGAAGCTGGAATTGCTCACCGAGGCCCGGGATGAGCTGGCCCTGTCGTTCAAGGCCCTCTCCGCCGATGCGCTGCGGATGAACAGCCAGTCCTTCCTGGAGCTGGCCCAGCTTCAGCTCTCGCGCTTCCAGGAGGGTGCGCGCGCGGACCTCACCCAGCGCGAGCGCTCCATCGAAGCCATGGTGCGGCCCCTTCGCGAATCCCTGGAGAAGGTGGATGCGCAGGTCAGCCAGTTGGAGCAGGCGCGGGCCCAGGCCTATGGCGGCCTCGCCCAGCAGCTCCAGTCGCTCGCCTCTACCCAGGAGTCCTTGCGCGCCGAGACGGCCAGCCTCGTGGGGGCCCTGCGCGCCCCTACCGTGCGCGGGCGGTGGGGGGAAATCCAACTGCGGCGCGTGGTGGAGCTGGCCGGCATGGTGGAGTGCTGTGACTTCGTCCAGCAGGAGACCGTCACCCACGAGCGCGGGCGCCTGCGTCCGGACATGGTGGTGCGGCTGCCCGGCAACAAGAGCGTGGTGGTGGACTCCAAGGCCCCGCTCCAGGCCTACCTGGAAGCCCTGGAGGTCCGCGACGACAGTGCCCGGCTGGTGAAGCTGCGCGAGCACGCCGCGCAGACGCGCGCCCACCTCAAGGCCCTGGGCGACAAGGCCTACTGGGAGCAGTTTCCTTCCGCCCCGGAGTTCGTGGTGATGTTCCTGCCGGGCGAGACGTTCTTCAGCGCCGCGCTGGAGCAGGATCCGTCCCTCATCGAGGCGGGGGTGGACCGGCAGGTCATCCTCGCCACGCCCACCACCCTCATCGCCCTGCTGCGCGCCGTGGCCTACGGCTGGCGCCAGGAGAACGTGGCCCGCAACGCCCATGAGATTCGCGAGCTGGGGCGCGCGCTGTATGACCGGATCCGGACGCTGGCTCGCCACTTCGGCGACCTGGGCCGCAACCTGGACCGCGCGGTGGATGCGTACAACACCACCGTGGGCTCCCTGGAGGTGCGCGTCCTGCCCGGGGCCCGGCGCTTCAAGGAACTGGGGGCCGCCACGGGCGAGGACGTGCCCGTGCTGCCCACCCTGGACACCGTGGCCCGGCCGCTCCGTGCTCCGGAGATGGATCCCCTCATCGCCGAGCGGACGGGCTTGCCGGAGAGCTGA